The following DNA comes from Papaver somniferum cultivar HN1 chromosome 4, ASM357369v1, whole genome shotgun sequence.
caaaatgtatGGGAGAAATATCGCACAACCAATAAAAGAGCACATCAACATTAAGAGGGTGTGATATTTACATTTCCTTAGTGAGCGAGAGGATCCATTATGAATATGCGAGAACGTAACATGGGGTCCGAAAATAGGGGAACATGAGTTGTACTCCACTGCatgtgagctgtcatccactatataaatatctatataaagagaaaggcaggagagagaaAGGGAGAATAGACACTTTAGGGAGCACACATTAGTAGAGAGAGAAacataatttgtattattattatcttcttctttttatttcaataaactagagctccaaatactcattaatggagtctcaattgtaatccatatgtaattcaataatcatagtgaaacctaaccccgtggatgtagatcaaattgatcgaaccacgtaaatcttgtgtcctatttatatttccattatctttattttcatatcaaataagtttacatctagaaatcataatcataatagtaggggtgtgttgtaggatttcctacaactacatcaaTCATTTCCTTACGAAAGGTAGTTTTGATCATCATTGGCTAAGTTTTATTTAGGTTAATGTGGGAGAGACATTTATTAATGTACTGATTCTATTATGTATTGGTTAAACTTTGGTGCAATGCCTTGGGATTTGGTGCGTTTTGGTTTGTGCATCTTTtatgaatttggaaatatatgaTTCTAGTTTTGTGTTTGGTTTTACTCATTCATAGGCATCTAAACATGAGCTACAAATTGTGCATATCTCTACATGTTCTTGTCCCATATCTGTTCATAGATGCAGAAAAACTGGAAGGGATGAGAAGGCCATGTATGGCATCTCTGACAAAGTTGTGCAGCCATGAACAGCCAAACTAAGAATTATGTTGCGCAAGACcagtttcttttttgtttgtcctCTTTGTGAAGTATCTGGAGTACTTGTCACCATTTTTAAAATCAAGACATACCTGAAACTATTTCGAAGATAAATTCTTGACCGAACCTCGGTCCATGGATGTTTAGTTGAAACTGTTTGAAAACAAGCAAATTGGGTTTACAATCGGTCTTTGGAACATTATTCAAATTTTCTTGATGTTTATGATTTTCATAGTTTCATTTCTAGGCTTTGCATTTGTTTTTCTTGCATCCTGAATCAATACAATAATATGAATTTACGAGCAAAGCTACATCACTCAAGCATCATCGATTGAGCATTTGCGGTTGGAAAGCTGAGCATTTGCAGTGTATGAGAACCATTGAgctttatcaattttttttgcaGCACCAACTGGTATGTCTTCTATCACCTTCTCATGACCCTGGGGGTAATAGATCCCAGTGCGACTGTCTGGAACCCACCGAGTCGCTGCATCTTCACCGTCTCCATGGAGATGGTAAGAACTCCTACTTCCATGATCATCAGCTTCTTGTGACTTACCCATCACAATCTGAGGAGAACTCTCTTTGTGATAGCTTTTCCTTTGGACTGCCCTGTAAAAAAATAAGAACAAGATTATAGAACCAGACGGAATATAATTAATGCCGGAAGTAATGGCTTTGAAATTCTTACTTGAGGATCTTGCAGTTGATGGATTGAGCTCCTCTAACAAATGAACCCACCATGATGATATCTTTCAATCTCTCTCACTCACTCTGCAAATTGAGAAATGAATATGAACAAGTTGGAGCTGAACAGACACCCTTTTTATACACCATGCTGCACAACAATATGATTGTTATCCATGCCATGGTATGGGTCTATCTACTTAGAAATGGTCCACAAAATTTAGTGCTCAAAACTGTGTGCCATGGGATGGGAAGAAGATATGGATATCAATGATTTAAGCTAAAAACCGTTTTGCCCTGACATCATGATCTGCTTGGAGTTTAGCTACAGGGAATTGCAAGTTACCAAGTTGTAACCATtttccctgttttcttcttctttttaaccgGAAAGAGCTACTATAATCCGTCACGTAGCTATAACACGATATCTAGGTGTTCTGTCTGTAAACTGTAATGTCTCTCTGGCAAAGTTGAGCTGCCATGAATGGAGAAACTGAAAATTTGAGCTCATAACATTGTTAAActaaataaacaaaaatcaatcTTCATTTACGGCGAATAATATAGTACAACCTCAAACATACATACTACTCCGAGTGATCATTTAATGCACACAACCTATCTCTGAATCAAAAATATACATGAACAATACACACAAACAACCTAGCTCCAAATCGAAACTATACATGGACAGAATACACATATTTCTCGGCAGATCAGCTTTC
Coding sequences within:
- the LOC113273503 gene encoding uncharacterized protein LOC113273503, which produces MVGSFVRGAQSINCKILKAVQRKSYHKESSPQIVMGKSQEADDHGSRSSYHLHGDGEDAATRWVPDSRTGIYYPQGHEKVIEDIPVGAAKKIDKAQWFSYTANAQLSNRKCSIDDA